In Aythya fuligula isolate bAytFul2 chromosome 25, bAytFul2.pri, whole genome shotgun sequence, the DNA window CTGTCCAGTGATTCCTAGGCAGAATGGAGTTGCTTGTACCTGGAATCTcaagagatgctgctgctccaaCGCTCCAGGATGATGAGGGAATATGCTATGGTGACCTGTTACAGGGCGTCATGGTTCTCATGCAAATGTTTAAAGCTGTGTTTCTAATTTTGGGAGAGGTTTACAACTCCTTTTGCCTGTCAGAAACATCCTGAGGTTAGTATTATCTGAGTTCTTCAGATGTACATCAGTTCAATATCTACACGCATCTAGAGGCATTTTAAACTATGTAACTACCTCATGTTTGTGTGTGGTTGCTCTCCATAAGGGACAGTGTGAGAAAAGTGTTTACAAATGGTTTTGTtaagaaaaggatttttcttaTGTACATGCTGCCTTTTACTTATGACGGAGAAGATAATTTTAAGAATGTCTTGCACTAAGGAAATGGAGAGGTTAAATACACTTTATTTCAATGGGATCTGTTCCACCAGTCTTAGATGTTCTGCTCACCAGGTTCATGCTTGGGTGAGCAATTGCAGCCTTCTAAAATAGTAACAGGGATTCTAGTTAGCAAAACTCTGTTGCAGCTACatttggggagctgctgctgtttgtctcCAAAATGAACGTGTTCTTAGAGCTGTGCTACTCTGTAGTCCAGCCCCACCAAGAACTAAAATATATTCCTGAGAGAAATCACTTGCATGTTTGTACTCTCTGTTCTTGTACTTCTTGTCATTTGGGgtcaaagaaaacatcagaaaaaatgtGCAGTGCCGTTGggtcctcctgcagcagcccccgtTTCCTCGACTGGCAGATGAAGCATTTTTTCTGAGTGTCTGCACTTCTGTGGGGACCTGTCAGCAGAATTCACCAATGGAAATGAAGAGTACCCTAGCAGTTCTGCACTGTTTCTTTTGCTATTAACATGATGTCTTTTCAGACAGATTCCCAATATTACTCTCTTTCATTTACAGTCTCATCACGACAGGATGTCAGTGTCCTGTCATCATGTGACATAAATTTCCATAAAGCATCTGAATGTTTGACCAACTTTCTCCCATTTCTACTGTTCTTAATCAGTGTTCCCAAAATGTGTCCCCAAACCTGGGGTTACAGTCACCATCATGAAATGTCCTATTTTGGTGCTGATGTAGCACAGTGTCActtaaatagaaaaggaaaaaaaaaaaaaaaagggagtaCCAACCCCTTATGCAAACAAGGCCAAAGGGCAATTCCAGTAGCTCAGGTTTAACCTTAGATCCCATGGTGAGAGTACCTGGCatatgagagagagagagagagacctgCCATAAAGGGTCTGTTTCCCTGTCACTGTGATGCAGCTAGCTCCAGTTTCACAATTCAACCTCCCGAAAATAGACAAACTACGGTTTTCAAGTAAAAACTATTAAAGTCATTTCATAAAACAATTGCTGAGGTTGAAGCAGAATCCCAACCTGCTGGCTGTTGTAGAAAGCATTCTGAGTTCCTAGAAATactgtttcagttttctgtttcatttctgaaatctcACTTAAGCTGTTCTCTTGGGTTGCCCAGGCACTACCATTATATATATCCCATTATTGCTGGTCAAATAAATGTGGACTAAATAAACAGCAGATCCAGGCAAATATAAAATAGACTATTTAACAAGAACACTATGTTCCCAAGTGATTCATACATCTATTATTTAATAGTTTTAGTAGCTGACATTGCTGTTAGTTCAACAAATCATCACACTCACTCAAGAGGTGTGTTTCTTCTTGGTCCTTAAAGTAGGATTGTAGGACTATagctggttttttgtttgtttgtttgtttattttagggAGTGAATAAATCCAAAACGGGAAGCATCCATCCTCAGCCACATTTTGCCACCACTTTTAGTGGTATTGCTCCACAGCTTCCCTGTGTTATCCTAGGATTAATCCTTGTACAATCAGATTAAGACTGTTCTCCACCTGCCTTGGGCATGCCCGTGGTCAACATGTAAATGTGCTGCCAAGTTGTGAAGCAGATGCAGTGCCGTAGCAGTGCCCAGCACAAGCAGCCAAGCTGCCAGCCATTGTAGCACCTCTGTCATCATCATGCAGCGCACTGCAATGTGGGCCTTTGTGGGAAAGGCCCTTGGagagctgcagcttctgcatCTGGAGCAGCAGTATCAGGGTGGGGCAGCAGTATCAGGGTGGGGCACCCTGTCACCCTGGGTGTCACTTTTTAGCTGGCTGTAAGATCACTGCTGCCAGATGTGAGAGAGGAGCATTATCTCTGCCGTTTGCATAGGCTGCTTTGCTCATGAATATTCAGGAAGCTACATGAGCATGTGGACAGCAATGTGTCTGCGAGGAAGGTCTGCTGCTCCAACCAGCGTTTCCCCCACTTCTCGAGACAGATTTGGAGTTCTTGTTTGctctaaaatatttgcagtcaGTCATTTCTGACTAATATTGACATTATTTGCTGTCACATGCAAGCACAGTAGGTTACTGTAGAATGCTGTCCAGCTGGACGCAGTGCTTCCTGGTGCTAGCAAGTGGTGAATTGATAGTCTTTTCATGCATTACTATTATAAGCTTTTTGGGAGGAGGTTTCCACAGCAAGAGATAGGGCTCAGGTGTGGTATGCTGGTGCTCCTGCCAATATTAATTCTTCTAGTTGCCTGGTTAACATGTCCTGCACAGAAACTCATGGTTGAATGTTCACCAACTTTGGTATCAGGAGTTCCCCTGCAGCATGTCAGTTTGATAGGGACCAGTGAGGTATTTTTTAACCAATTCCATGGACGTTGTCAGGTTTTCATGATTCCTGTTTCACAGCCTCTCTttgcctccctcctgctgtcTTTCAGGAATATTATGGTTGTCTATAGATCTTTTGGTCTTCTACAAAGCCCAGGTTTGTTACAGCAGGACAGGAAGGGCTCTGGCACAGGGTCACTGCTGGCAGGTAAGTGTGGAATGTTTTTAACATCTCTGTTGCATTACTGACAGCAGCTGCAAGATTCAGCAAATTTCCTTTCCCTGGTTCAACATAAATTCTCACAGACAAGGCACAAACTAGTGAGAGGGGCtgaaactaaaaggaaaagggTTTGTATCAGCGCCAGGAAAACCCCAACTATCATCTTCCTTTGCTGGAGATGGGCAGAACTCCACCATCCCCACCACCAAGCTCAGGCACAGCTTTGTGTGCCCATGCTCAGTATCAAGGCCACCAGAGCCTCAATCTGGGGTGTATTGCTGCTGTATATGATGGACACGTAAAAAGGGAAGTTAACCAAGCCTTTCCCTGGCGCCAGGGTGGCGGTTGTCATGTTATTGCCGATGGCTTTATTGGAAGCTGTAAATGCACAGCCGTCCCCTCCCGTGACCTCTGCGCCATACAGGACTGTGCAGCTGAGTCACTGTGCAAGACAACAAGACAGCCATCTGTCTGCCTGTCCATGGTGAATTCCTGAAAGGTGTGACACAAGGGGAGAGATGCTGACAAGTGGTGAGATACTACTGAAGAGGATGAGAAGGCTGACACACATCCTCCAGAACTGTGGTTTGGGGTTCCTGCATGGGCAAGCTCAGGTCAGGGTGTCAAGAGCTATCGAGAATGGAGCCACTTCTCTCACAGGTGCCGTTCTGTTTGACTGCTTTGGGTGGAGAGTGCTCCACCAAATCAGGGATTGCTTTTAAAGCACACATTGTGAGCAAGCGTTAGTCAACAGCTCTCCATAGTAACATCCTTCTCATGCATGGCTATAAAGGGCCAGATTGTGCTCTCGGTGGATTTCAAGCAAATCCATGGTTTGCACAGAAACATACCCTCCATTAGCAGCTCTGTGGTACATGTGTTGTCCGGTGGGAGGAGGTTGCATGGATCACCAGCTTCCCACACCCGTGCATCACACGCCTGCAGTGGGAGATGCCGAAGGCTGGAAATCACAGATTTTGCACCACAAGCCTACACACTGGTTGCTTGTACACAACCTGTGAGGAATCCTGCCATGTGGAAGGTCCCGGTTGGGCTGGAGTTGTCCCGGTCATCCTCCCACCCACTGCCTCCTTGACAGAAAGCCATGCTTGTGTGCAAGGAGAAGCTGGCTTGAGACTGGGAATCTGTGAACATTCTGGATTGACCTTTTTCCCTGCAAGGAATTTTTCAAAAAGGTAAGTGTTGAAGAGCCAAAAGCTGGGCTATGTCCTGGTATATCTGGGTATAAGCACTCTTGGCAGAGCAAGGCTCTGCTGTTAGCTGTGGCCCCAGTCTTTTGAATCCTGTTCATCTAATGGGAACTTCAGACTCTGGAAGCAGCAAGCGAATAACAACTCAAGCATGAGGTTTGAAGCCAGGTACTCCCTGCTGCCCTTGCAGGATGATGAACAATGAGGCCCTTTGCagccagctgaaaaaaaaaaacaaaaacaaaacagaacaaaacaaaacaaaacaaaaaaacaacgacaaaaaccaacacaaagTTTCCAAGCTGCTCATGGAAAGTCAGTGAAGCAATTACGTTAATGACTATGAATGAGGCTAAAATCATTCTTGGATGAAAATGAGTGAGGGGCTAAATGAAATGAACAATTCATAGCCTAGCTCCCAGCATATTTCCACTATGCAACAGCTTTGTTTTAGGAACTGTCTCATCCCTCATTTGTGCTTGCTGGGACTCTATTTCCACTCTGCTGGGTCTGGTGTCTCATCAAAATGCCTTCATAAATGGAGCAAACAAGAGCTGTATATGGCAGGAAAACATTCAATTAACATGATCCAAGTTGTTTTAGGGGCAGAGTTAATCAAGCGTTCAGCGTTTTGTcattcttgtctttctttcctggGAAAATCCTATTAGTATGAAATCACTTAATTGGGCACTTCAAAGAGCTGATGGGAAAACAGCCTTCACCAGGATATAAATGCCATTCAGCTGAACACTGGGTTCATTTAGACTTTTGCTGGAGCATGAGTGTTTCATTAAGAGCCTTCATATTTcctacttaaaagaaaaaagcttgttAGTagagataataataataatgataaaatctTGGAGATTTGAATCTTGCTGAAGCAGGTTTTTAGTGCATGCATATTCATGGCTTCATTTACAGCTGGGCATCTTACACCTATACTAAGTGCATAtcaaacactgcttttctgAGCTGGGTGATTTCACAACTGCTTTGGGTATTCTTATGAGTAAAGAATGTTTCATACCCCATGGGAGGTGGGTGACAGCCCCAGCTGATCTTTCAGGTGTTGTGCGGTGCATTTTGCAGGACCGCACACCCAAGGCCAGGAGCTTGTCCTTGCTCTCCATGTCACAACCCCTGGCAGAGGGGAGAGGGCTCTTTGGGGCATGCAGGACTCTTCACTGGGAGATATGATCAAGGGGCTTTCTTTTAGGTCATGGAGAAATTGCAAAAGAACAGCTGAGGTGGTCTCAGTTTCCCCATGATCAGGTTGTTTCTGTGGACAGAAATTTAGGCTTTTGTAGGGCTTGAGTTTATCCTGCCTTGAAGAATAGCACAGTGTGCCCTAACCTGTCATTGAAAAATTCATCCCAAAAGACCTGAAGGAGACTCATCTGCCTGggacttttccatttcttccagCTAATTTGGTTGCTCTAACAGGAATATTAAATTTTCTGACAAACCTTGTTTCACTTGGCCCTTCAACCATCAGATTTCCAAAccagcttccctgctgctgctgctgaggacgGCTGGGTGAAAAACTCTGGATCACTTGGTTCCTATGATCACCTCTGGCTTTTGCCTGGGTAAATGTTTCCAGGTCAATCACATGCTGATATATTAATGACATTTTGTATTCAGCCTATATAACATTCTCCCATGTAGGTCTCTGAGTGCATTTAAAGCAGTTAAGAACATGGGTTGGAGACTTCAGCATCTCACCCACCAAGAGGTCCTTTCTTGGCACAATGTTTTGCCAgcttcattcttctgtttggGCTGAGGATTACTTTAGGCAGATGCCTGTGGCTCAACAATTCCCAACTTACCCCATTCTCAGTGTTTGAAGCCCAATTTCTTCACCCATCTCAGAttatttcccccttccctctgcatcccccagcaccagggTGCTGCTCACCACGTCCCTGGAGAGGACAAAACTCGGTCTGAGAGGAAATGTGCTCAGGCATGCTCCCCTGTCACTGCCCCGGCCATCCCAGCACTGAGCACAGGCTGACTCACGCACCTCTGCCTActgtgaataatttatttgcataCGTCTGAAGCAGCTTCTTCTTCCCTTGACATCTGCTAGGACTTACCTGCAGTGAGCTGTGTGGAGAGGAAAAGCTCCCAAGGATTTCCCATCCCAGATGGCAACAGCCTTTCTGTATTTAAGTGCATTCAATGGCTTGGAAGAAGGATACTTTGAAGGTTATGAAATGTGCATTAATTTCATATATCACTGTTGCCTTCAGCCCTTAGGATCTGTTTTGCAAGCAAATTGCAAGAAAGGATTTTCCCATGATCACACCATGGGGGTTTGGGACAAGTGGGTGAGGCTGGGACAGGAGAGGTGACAGCTCTGATGGTGTGGCTGTAAAAAGAGGGTGAGAAGGAAACTCTCTGCCTGTCCACACACCACTCCTGGTCCCTGGTGCTGTGCCTCTGACCTGTTCCTCCTACGTGTTGTTGGGATTGAACATCATGAGTCacctttggggttttctttaGTTCCTGTACTGCCTTCTGCATTAATCACacttttccccccctttttttctgatgatgcCACTGCAGACTTGACCATGGACTGTCTGACCCAGACCCTGACACCATTTCTCTCCCCACTTCCCATTTCCAACAACCCACTATGTGTAGGTCTCtacagctgctgttttgcttcCTCCCCTGGGGTGCTGGCTCCACACAGCCAGAGCCTGCAGGTGTAGCTCAGCCACTGATCCCAGCACTAGGACCTGAGGGAGTGAGCCACCCTCACCCTGGGGACCCTAAGCCCATCCCAACAAAACTTCCTGGCCATTGTTACGGAGCCACTTGCTAGGTTGGTCCTGGAACATGCCCCTCCAACTGTAACTGGGGGTATTCACATCAGCCAATCATGTTGGTTGGTTGTCTCACATCACTTTGCTTCTCTAATCCTTCTTTGCAGCATCACTCACTCACTCTCACATCAGCAGTTGCTGGAGTTTGCTGCAGATTGCAAAAGCAAGCCCACTCCTTCATCTGCCAATCAGGtgctgctttaaaaagctgCCAGCTTTGACAGcttcattctctcttttttttttttttttttttttttttttactttttttttccccttgtattTGGGAGTCTTTTATGAAAAAGAGCTCACTTAAACAGTGAGCATCCTCTTGGTAAGTGCTTCTCCATCCAAGAGCCCCAGGTGGCAGCTGGAGACTGCACTACTTGGGGAGGATGCACACTTCACCACTGCTGTGGTTGGGCCGGCGTTGGGCTTCCCTTCGGTTCTGAGCACATCTTTTTGACATCCAGAGGAAGTAAACCAGTGAACTTCAGCTtgagcagcactggcagttGGCAAGGAAATGATGCACAGTGAAACACATTGTGTTGCTGAAAGGTGCTCCTGCAACCAGGAGCAAAAATCTCATGGGAGAACAATGGGAACAGCTTCCCTGCAAGGAAAGGCTGCTCCAGTTTGCCTGTTGTCTCTGTGTATTACAAACAGGAGGACAGGTTGAATTTGTAGTGCTTGTTTTCAGCCTGAGGGGGAGGCTCAAAAAACTGCACTGGAGCCTGTTAAGTTGTGCGTGTGCTGGACAGCAAGCTTCCAGCATCTCCCACTGAGCCCCAAAAACATTAACAGTGGATCAAACTCCAGTGATTTGGCAGCATTTGGGTTCAGCCCCCAGCTTTGCCAGGATGGATTTTCTGCAATGTGCAATATTAATTTAGGATGCTTTCATATTCCCGAGAGGCTTGCAGGGACCTttcctccccatcccatcctgcCTGTTCGGAGGGAGCCAACCTGAATATGAATGTCTTGGCCAGGTCCTGTGCTGCAGTGGGGACCAGCACTGGAAAATACTGCTGCAGTGTGTGGCTGCCTCCAGCCAAACATGCCCAAACATAATCTCTGGCTGCTTGGGCTAGGTGGAAGCTGCTGGTCCAGACAGGAAATGCATGGGGTTTTTGCATGCtgagggtcctgctgctgggagggctcagcccccagcacccaccagTCATGGGGTGCCTGGTGCTCTTGAGGAGTGCCTGCAAATGAGAGCTTGAATCTGGCCTTGTATGCCTCTTGAAATCGTGCTGTCATCTTATTGTACCCCAAAGGAGAGTACTATGTTTGCACCCTTGCTGCCCAAATCATCATGTCCAAGGTGCCTGGGCAGTTTATGTCATGCTGAGGGGATGCTGCAGAGCCCGTCCCTGTGCATCACAGGCAAGCTGACCCTGAAGGCATTGACTCTGGTGCTTTAGGGCAGACGtggccccagcacagcacaggggtGGGTGCTCTCTGCTTTAACCCCAATGGAAGCTGCCCTGGTTTTGGACCTTTCGTGTGCGTGAACTTGGATGCATTTTCCAGCCACACATCCCTCCAGATACTTCCCACAGTTTCCTGCAGGACGTGCACAGACTTGTTACTCCTCCTCGCCCTTGTCTGGGAAGCTGCAGGACTCAGACCATCGGATGCTTCCCCAAAACTATTCGCTGGTGCAGCCCGGTGCAGGGGCTCCGCTGGCGGAGCAGAGCCCGGCCCTCTGGATGAAAACCCCGCAGGAGAGGCCAGGGGCAGacctgcagcccaggacaggGCTAGGCAGTGCCTGGGGACAAGGGGTGCATCACCCCCGAGCCGAACACCCGAGGGGCAGCGAGAGCCGCCCCGCGTTACTCCATCATTCCCCTTCCCATTTGAATTCCGCCCTCCAGCGGCCCAGGAAAGACCGCGGTGGGATGCGGAGCCCCCTCCAGCCAGCAAAAACGCCGTTGCTGAAGATCCCAGCGTCTCTTGCTTGGCaagggggcggccccgcggcccccgtTTCCTGCATCCGCTGATGGGGGGTTCCCGCATCGCCCCGCGTCCCCTGTCCGGCAGGCCCCGCATCCCCCCGGACGCCCCGGGTCGGGGCCGGGGTGGGGCCGAGAcgcgggggcgggggggaaaTCCCGGGAGACTCCGTGAGCGGTGGGAGGCAccgccccggcccgccccgccccgctaTAAAGGGCGGAGAGCGGCACCGGGCAGCGACGGGAGCGGCGACGCGAGGGTGAGTGCGGCGGCGGTGGCGCTCGGTGCGGGCCGCATCGCCCTGCGGGTACTGGTGCTCGCCGGGGTTAGGctgcaagaggaggaggaggcggcggcggcggcagcagcagcagcagcagctcctcctcgCCGCTGCCGCTGGGAGGGCGGTGGCTGTGCGCCGGTAACGGGGGAGCGGGGAGGTGGCGGCCGGGTTTAGGGTGGCCCGACGCCGGGTGGCGCTCGCCCCCCGGTGGCGGCGGGCCGCAGAGCATCCTTCGCCCCAGCCGAGCCGGGGGCGGTGGAGCGGGAGCCCCTTCCCCACTCTGGGCCGTTGGCGCCGTGAGCGCGGCGCCCTTTGCCCCTTCCCCGGGCTTAGCGTCGCGTCCGCTGCCGGGTGCAGGATCTCCTCGCAGCGAGCGGGTGGGACCGGGAGCGGGCAGGTCCCGGTGCCGCAGGTgccagcggggccgggagggggaCGAGGGGGTCGTCGCTCGCCGCGCCCGGGAGCGTCTCGGCCTCGCCGGACGAGGTCCGACCGTGCGCCCGCATCACCTGCCGGCCCGGCCCGtggagctggggaggctgcgGAGCGGAGCCACCCCCGTGGGAGGGGACGGCGACCTGGCCCCGGTCCTTCCGCGTTCGGCCGCCCGCAGCCGTGACTCAGGCCGAAGCTGCGTGGTGGCACCCAGGCCCCCGCGGCGGCTGGAGGATGGGGACCTCGAGGCGTGGCggaggcgggcagggctgaGGGTGGCCGGGCCGGGTGTCGGAACATGTCCCCTGCCCGGTACCTGCCGGGGCTTGCCCGGACATGCTGGGACTTGCCTCGCGATGAGGTCACCCTGCTCGCGCTGTGGCTGCCAGCGGATAGGaagctgcatttctgtttttcctcgGGGATGCTCgctgtggggtgggagcagggcagagggtcGGGGCGACCCCGTCTGGGGGCCCTCCGGCAGCCCCTGGGTGTGCTGAGCCGGCTGCCTGGGTGGTGATGTGTGGTGGGGACCTGGGCTAGGACAGATCTTCCCTAGaccttcccagctgctggggctggggacaggaggcTCACCCCCTATCCTGGGGGAAGTCTGGAAGGGTGCATGTCTGGGGGTCTGTTGGGGTCCTGGCTTTGGGGATCTCAGGTGGGGTGAGAAATGGCAAAGCTGTCTTGCATGAAgggatttttgtgtgtttgtgaatCCTTTTTTTAACCAGATCTAGTGAACACAGCTGCCAAAGTGGGATTGAGTTCCAAAAGCCGTTAATCCCAGAGTGGTGTTGGTTTTGCTATGATAACAAAGCTGATCTCACAATGGTGGGTGGTGCAGGGGATCCATTAGCCCCACACATGTGTCAGGGGAGGGCTGCTTGGAATGGAAGCCTTTGCCGCTTACCTTGAAGGTCAAGGCTGTTAgcattaatttggaaaaaacaaacgGGGTCTTGCCCCTGGTTACCCAACAGCTTCTTAGAGTTGACAAATTGGTTAAAAGTGATCAAACTTGCAGCATGTTCTTGCAGCTGCTTAAAAGGCTTCCTTGCCACTGAGCCTGGGTTTTTGAGATGAAGAAACTAGCCAGAAAAACATCCGGTTGCTTCACTTGCATGTGTGCCTGCCTGAGTCTTTGTGACTGTATGGAAATGGGAATGAGGTGGGATTTTAGACTGAGGTGCTGGATGCTCTGCCATGGCAGGGCTTCACCTGCTGGAAGAGGAATGGGGAATGACAACACTTGTACATTTCCCCATCTCTCTGAATCACTCCAGGCTGTGTTTGACTTCATTTATGTTTGAGTTTATGACCAAGACACCACTAAAAGCCCAGAACGAGTGTTGGCAGACAGGGGCTCCACTCTAGGCTGTTTTGCTGCCCAGCAAGTCCCACCCTGGCTGCAAGCTGCTTTGCCCTGGCAGTAGATGTGTCAGCCCTTTGGCTTGCTCATGGCTCACCCAACACCCTCTAACCTGTTCTGCTTTCCTCCCAGCTGCCACGATGCCCCTGtcgcagagcagggctgggcaggtgCCATGCAGTAGCAAGGTGTGCAGGAACCTCTTTGGCCCTGTGGACCACGACCAGCTCCAGAATGACTTTGAAGATCTGTTGAGGCAACACCTGGAAGAAGCTCAGCACCGCTGGAACTTCAACTTTGAGACAGAGACACCATTGGAAGGACACTTCAAGTGGGAGAGGGTACTCCTGGCTGAGCAGCCTTCCCAGGAGATCCTCAACCTTGGCAAGGCCACCAGCAGTGAGTGCAGGAGCTCCTTGGCTCACAAGGTCCCATCTAAGGACCATCTTGGTGGGTCTCATGCTGAGGCAtctcagcagagctcagagtTTGGCAGGGCTGGTTCTCCACAACACTTGAAACGTGGGCAGGCCACCATTAAAGGTGAGTTTTGGTGTCCTCCTGTGTACTCAGTGTCATTGCTGGTGTCATGACCATCCTGGTAGGGACAGGTGGAGGGGATTAGGTGCAAGAGCCTTGTCTGACTCCTGGCCATGGGATCTTCATTCATCTTTCCTGGGGAAGTGGAACCTGTCTTCCAAGGGGAAAGGCTGCAGACTGGGGTTCCTTTGATTGCTGAGGGGTGGGCAGTGAGTTCACACCAGGGTTGGAGGTCTTGTGACTCAAAATGACCCAGGACAGTTCATCAGCTTCAGTTCCCATGACCTGAGCCTGTCCTCAGGATCAAGGTGAAAATACAGTTCAGAACAGTCACTCCTGGGAGAAGAGATGGTGGAGGCTATTCTCTCCTGGAACTCATGGCTTTGATAGGTGGCTCTAAGATGAAGCATCCCTGGGCTAGGTTTTGGGGTGCTGACATGGGaagcttctgctgcttctgatgGGCTGGAGGCATTTTTTTAACCCTCTCTTCCTGCCCTCCAGACTTCTACAGCTCCAAGCGAAGGGTTGTCCGTGACAAGCCCAGGCTGTGACTGCTACCATCTGGGACAGATGCTGATGTGCTCTGGGGTTATCTCTGGCTCTTTCCCCTACCCTGTACTGTGTAAGTTGTGTGTATCAAGCAATGTTGAGTCTGTAGTTCCCTATTTATGAGTCCCTCTGGGGTCCTGAGAGACCTTCACTGTGTGCAATGTGTAAAGAAGAGTAGGAGCCCATGTTGAAGATTGCAGCCCTGCCAAAGGGATTGAAGAGGACTGAAATGGGGCATGTGGGACTGTCCAAGTCTATCCTCTGTCCTGTGTTGGTAGGACCAAGCACTGTCCTTGCACCATTTTTGCACTATCCTGCTGTCCAACCACGGTTCTTCCCTGCCTGATGGCCAGCTACGGAAGATGTGTCAGCTCTGTGGCACTAGAATTCATCAAGGTCACCAATATGGATTGCAGAGCAGTGGGACAGCCTGGCGCAGAGTACACAGCATCACTGGCAtgtggtgctggcacagcaggatGGACATGTCTTGGTGAGCCTTCTACCACAAGGGGAAGCACAGCaatgctgggggctgctccttccccccAGGAAGGAAGTACTGGTACCTGGACAGCCCTTCCTCTGAGTGGCTCTATGATGCTATCAATGGACACCAAAGTGGTGATGTGCTGGAggtcctcagcacagcccctgtgGGGCCAGCAATGCCTGAAAGACTTTGGGTTGCCCTGAACTCTGACCCAAACTCCCATTTCCTCATGTTGTTGGCTTGAGTGGTGCTGTTTGCCCTCCTGTTGTGCCTCATTCAATGCTGACACtaggctggagagctgctgctctggcactGTAAGACTGCTTGAGGGATGGAGTCTTGCTTGTGAGGATGAAGCTGAGAGAAGTTGTAGCCTTttcctgaactttttttctattaaggagctgggggagaggacCCTTGCCTGGCTCTGCAGAGTGAGCAGCTTCTGTTGTCTCTGGGATGCGGGGATGTCCTGGCAGTGCCACATGGTGCTGCAGGACATGTCCTTGCTCTTGAGGGACTCAGT includes these proteins:
- the CDKN1A gene encoding cyclin-dependent kinase inhibitor 1 is translated as MPLSQSRAGQVPCSSKVCRNLFGPVDHDQLQNDFEDLLRQHLEEAQHRWNFNFETETPLEGHFKWERVLLAEQPSQEILNLGKATSSECRSSLAHKVPSKDHLGGSHAEASQQSSEFGRAGSPQHLKRGQATIKDFYSSKRRVVRDKPRL